A region from the Cryptosporangium arvum DSM 44712 genome encodes:
- the fdhF gene encoding formate dehydrogenase subunit alpha: MTLLKEPDFGTPAKPGDPTVTVEVDGLPVAVPPGTSVMRAAAQAGVNVPKLCATDSLEAFGSCRLCVVEIDGRKGTPASCTTPVGDGMKIRTQSPHLERLRRGVMELYISDHPLDCLTCPANGDCELQDMAGEVGLREVRYGYEGENHLDAPTDTSNPYFDFDESKCIACSRCVRACDEVQGTLALTIANRGFASKVAPGPTSFLDSECVSCGACVQACPTSTLQEKSVVELGMPSRTVITTCAYCGVGCSFKAELRGTELVRMVPHKDGGANEGHSCVKGRFAFGYATHPDRVLNPMVRESITDPWREVSWDEAISTVARGFRSIQDRHGAGAIGAISSSRCTNEEVWVVQKMVRAAFGNNNVDTCARVCHSPTGYGLKQTFGESAGTQDFKSVALADVIVVIGANPTDGHPVFASRMKRRLREGAQLIVIDPRRIDLVRSPHVEAAHHLQLTPGTNVAIVNALAHVVVTEGLVSDDFVASRCEGYDEWAEFIAAPENSPESVERITGVPAASVRAAARLYASAGNGAIYYGLGVTEHSQGSTMVMGLANLAMATGNVGRDGVGVNPLRGQNNVQGSCDMGSFPHELPGYRHVSDDVVRGQFESQWDVSIRPEPGLRIPNMFDAAIDGSFRGLFVHGEDIAQSDPNLQHVSAALSAMELVVVQDLFLNETAKFAHVFLPGASFLEKDGTFTNAERRINRVRAVMPPKTGKAEWEIVSEIATAMGYPMAYSHPSEIMDEIAAMTPTFAGVSFEALDKLGSIQWPCNASAPEGTPIMHVESFTRGLGKFVRTAFVATEERTTRRFPLVLTTGRILSQYNVGAQTRRTGNVAWHPEDLLELHPHDAAERGIGEGDRVTLASRVGETTLRATISERMPVGVVYTTFHHPITGANVVTTEHSDWATNCPEYKVTAVQVSLSAPIPAGVD, from the coding sequence ATGACCCTGCTCAAAGAACCCGATTTCGGGACGCCTGCGAAGCCGGGGGACCCGACCGTCACGGTGGAAGTGGACGGGTTGCCGGTCGCGGTGCCCCCGGGCACGTCGGTGATGCGCGCGGCCGCGCAGGCCGGCGTGAACGTCCCGAAGCTCTGCGCCACCGATTCGCTGGAGGCGTTCGGCTCCTGCCGGCTGTGCGTCGTCGAGATCGACGGGCGCAAAGGCACCCCGGCCTCCTGCACCACCCCGGTCGGCGACGGGATGAAGATCCGCACGCAGTCGCCGCACCTGGAGCGGCTGCGCCGCGGCGTCATGGAGCTCTACATCTCCGACCACCCGCTGGACTGCCTGACCTGCCCCGCCAACGGCGACTGCGAACTGCAGGACATGGCGGGCGAGGTCGGCCTGCGCGAGGTGCGCTACGGCTACGAGGGCGAGAACCACCTGGACGCCCCGACCGACACCAGCAACCCGTACTTCGACTTCGACGAGTCCAAGTGCATCGCGTGTTCGCGCTGCGTGCGGGCGTGCGACGAGGTCCAGGGCACGCTCGCGCTGACGATCGCCAACCGCGGGTTCGCCTCCAAGGTCGCGCCCGGCCCGACGTCGTTCCTGGACTCCGAGTGCGTCTCCTGCGGCGCGTGCGTCCAGGCCTGCCCTACCTCGACGCTGCAGGAGAAGTCCGTCGTCGAGCTGGGCATGCCGTCGCGCACGGTGATCACCACGTGCGCGTACTGCGGCGTCGGCTGTTCGTTCAAGGCCGAGCTGCGCGGCACCGAACTGGTGCGGATGGTGCCGCACAAGGACGGCGGCGCGAACGAGGGCCACTCGTGCGTGAAGGGCCGGTTCGCGTTCGGGTACGCCACCCACCCCGACCGGGTGCTCAACCCGATGGTGCGCGAGTCGATCACCGATCCGTGGCGCGAGGTCTCCTGGGACGAGGCGATCTCCACGGTCGCGCGGGGGTTCCGCTCGATCCAGGACCGCCACGGCGCGGGCGCGATCGGCGCGATCTCCTCGTCGCGCTGCACGAACGAGGAGGTCTGGGTCGTCCAGAAGATGGTGCGGGCGGCGTTCGGCAACAACAACGTCGACACCTGCGCGCGGGTCTGCCACTCGCCGACCGGCTACGGACTGAAGCAGACGTTCGGCGAGTCGGCCGGGACGCAGGACTTCAAGTCGGTGGCGCTCGCCGACGTGATCGTGGTGATCGGCGCGAACCCGACCGACGGGCACCCGGTGTTCGCGTCCCGGATGAAGCGCAGGCTGCGCGAGGGCGCGCAGTTGATCGTGATCGACCCGCGGCGCATCGACCTGGTGCGCTCCCCCCACGTCGAGGCGGCCCACCACCTGCAGCTCACCCCCGGCACCAACGTCGCGATCGTCAACGCGCTCGCGCACGTCGTGGTCACCGAGGGGCTGGTCTCCGACGACTTCGTGGCGTCGCGCTGCGAGGGCTACGACGAGTGGGCGGAGTTCATCGCCGCGCCCGAGAACAGCCCGGAATCCGTGGAGCGCATCACCGGAGTGCCGGCGGCCTCGGTGCGCGCGGCGGCCCGCCTGTACGCGAGCGCCGGTAACGGGGCCATCTACTACGGCCTCGGCGTCACCGAGCACAGCCAGGGCTCGACGATGGTGATGGGCCTGGCCAACCTCGCGATGGCCACCGGGAACGTCGGCCGCGACGGGGTCGGCGTCAACCCGCTGCGCGGGCAGAACAACGTGCAGGGCTCCTGCGACATGGGCTCGTTCCCGCACGAACTACCCGGCTACCGCCACGTCTCCGACGACGTCGTGCGCGGCCAGTTCGAGTCGCAGTGGGACGTGTCGATCCGGCCCGAGCCCGGGCTGCGCATCCCGAACATGTTCGACGCCGCGATCGACGGGTCGTTCCGCGGGCTCTTCGTGCACGGCGAGGACATCGCGCAGTCCGACCCGAACCTGCAGCACGTGAGCGCGGCGCTCTCGGCGATGGAGCTGGTTGTCGTGCAGGACCTGTTCCTCAACGAGACCGCGAAGTTCGCGCACGTGTTCCTGCCGGGGGCGTCGTTCCTGGAGAAGGACGGGACGTTCACGAACGCGGAGCGGCGGATCAACCGGGTGCGCGCGGTGATGCCGCCGAAGACCGGCAAGGCCGAGTGGGAGATCGTCTCGGAGATCGCGACCGCGATGGGCTATCCGATGGCCTACTCCCACCCGTCCGAGATCATGGACGAGATCGCGGCGATGACGCCGACGTTCGCCGGCGTGTCGTTCGAGGCGCTGGACAAGCTCGGCAGCATCCAGTGGCCGTGCAACGCGTCCGCGCCGGAAGGAACGCCGATCATGCACGTGGAGTCGTTCACGCGCGGGCTCGGGAAGTTCGTGCGGACCGCGTTCGTGGCCACCGAGGAACGCACGACGCGCCGGTTCCCGCTGGTGCTCACCACCGGGCGGATCCTGAGCCAGTACAACGTCGGCGCGCAGACCCGGCGTACCGGCAACGTGGCCTGGCACCCGGAGGACC